Proteins from a genomic interval of Aquabacterium sp. J223:
- a CDS encoding tripartite tricarboxylate transporter substrate binding protein, producing MNHRLDRRRACARLAALAAVPAGSFARAQTWPAKPVRVVVAFTPGSATDTLARTLGERLAAAFGQPVVVENRPGGGGTLAAAMVARTEPDGHTLLVTSSSHTVTPATHGNLPYNVQADFAGITPLANLPNLLVVSPARGWRTPADLVGAARAKPGGLTYASGGQGSAAHVSAERFRLAAGFEAVHVPYKGGPEALADVMAGRVDFYFCPIAPAMAMLRDGRLAALAVSGSRRAQAMPELPTTVEAGYANSDYNFWVGMFAPARTPREVVARINQESLKALQLPEVRERWSRLGAEPMALSPEAFDQHVREELATMAALVKTAGIRAE from the coding sequence ATGAACCATCGACTCGATCGCAGGCGCGCCTGTGCACGCCTGGCCGCCCTGGCGGCCGTGCCCGCCGGGTCCTTCGCCCGTGCGCAGACGTGGCCCGCCAAGCCGGTGCGGGTGGTGGTGGCCTTCACGCCCGGCAGCGCCACCGACACGCTGGCGCGCACGCTCGGCGAGCGGCTGGCCGCCGCCTTCGGGCAACCGGTGGTGGTGGAGAACCGGCCGGGCGGCGGCGGCACGCTGGCCGCCGCGATGGTGGCCAGGACCGAGCCCGACGGCCACACGCTGCTCGTCACCTCCTCGTCCCACACGGTGACGCCGGCCACCCACGGCAACCTGCCGTACAACGTGCAGGCGGACTTCGCCGGCATCACACCGCTGGCCAACCTGCCCAACCTGCTGGTGGTGTCGCCGGCGCGCGGCTGGCGCACGCCGGCCGACCTGGTCGGCGCCGCCAGGGCCAAGCCCGGTGGCCTCACCTACGCCTCCGGCGGCCAGGGCAGCGCGGCGCATGTCAGCGCCGAGCGCTTCCGGCTGGCGGCCGGGTTCGAGGCGGTGCACGTGCCCTACAAGGGCGGGCCGGAGGCGCTGGCCGACGTGATGGCCGGCCGAGTGGACTTCTACTTCTGCCCCATCGCGCCGGCCATGGCCATGCTGCGCGACGGCCGGTTGGCGGCGCTGGCGGTCAGCGGCTCGCGGCGGGCGCAGGCGATGCCGGAGCTGCCCACCACGGTGGAGGCCGGTTACGCCAACTCGGACTACAACTTCTGGGTCGGCATGTTCGCGCCGGCACGGACCCCACGCGAGGTGGTGGCGCGGATCAACCAGGAAAGCCTGAAGGCGCTGCAGCTGCCCGAGGTGCGCGAGCGCTGGTCACGCCTGGGCGCGGAGCCGATGGCCTTGTCGCCCGAGGCGTTCGACCAGCACGTGCGCGAGGAGCTGGCCACCATGGCCGCGCTGGTGAAAACGGCCGGCATCCGGGCCGAATGA
- a CDS encoding ester cyclase, whose translation MGPTEQRNLEMAREHFAAESAHDTERTLKTLADDVMYYVVAAGEKVYGKEAVSKYYDVWWTAFPDVHIESVRMVALGEYVIAENVVTATHLGPWLGLEPTGRKTVQHLCAVCRFNDQGLMSEETVYYDQLERLRQLGHELRLDGRTLKLPVAKPVA comes from the coding sequence ATGGGACCGACCGAACAACGCAACCTCGAGATGGCGCGCGAGCACTTCGCCGCCGAAAGCGCGCACGACACCGAGCGCACGCTGAAGACGCTGGCCGACGACGTGATGTACTACGTCGTGGCCGCGGGCGAGAAGGTCTACGGCAAGGAGGCGGTGTCCAAGTACTACGACGTCTGGTGGACCGCCTTCCCCGACGTGCACATCGAGTCCGTGCGCATGGTCGCGCTGGGCGAGTACGTGATCGCCGAGAACGTGGTGACCGCCACCCACCTCGGCCCCTGGCTGGGCCTGGAGCCCACGGGCCGCAAGACCGTGCAGCACCTGTGCGCGGTGTGCCGTTTCAACGACCAGGGGCTGATGTCCGAGGAGACGGTGTACTACGACCAGCTGGAGCGCCTGCGCCAGCTGGGCCATGAACTGCGGCTCGACGGCAGGACGTTGAAGCTGCCCGTGGCCAAGCCGGTGGCCTGA
- a CDS encoding Gfo/Idh/MocA family protein: MLNVAIEGLGRWGTRLVESVQGSPALRFVAGITGRPEAHADFARRFGLRLLPALQDALTDPGIDALVLATPHSQHADQIARAAAAGKHVFVEKPLALRHEDAERATDACERAGVTLGVGFNRRWSPAWQEMARRIAAGEIGRLLHLEAAHSGPSGLQLKPGAWRSDRAECPLGAMTPRGVHALDAVIGLAGCATSVFAFSDRRVLTVDLDDTTSLLLRFEGGVTASLSTLHATAEWMRVHAFGSAGWLEMRGDTELTACALQGPPRRLELAPVDKERAELEAFAQAVATGRRFVLPREELLNGVAVVDAALASVTSGRAEAVAARAGR; this comes from the coding sequence ATGTTGAACGTCGCCATTGAGGGCCTGGGCCGCTGGGGCACCCGGCTGGTGGAATCGGTGCAGGGCAGCCCCGCCCTGCGCTTCGTTGCCGGCATCACCGGCCGGCCCGAGGCGCATGCCGACTTCGCCCGGCGCTTCGGCCTGCGGCTGCTGCCCGCGCTGCAGGACGCGCTGACCGACCCGGGCATCGACGCGCTGGTGCTGGCGACGCCGCATTCGCAGCACGCCGACCAGATCGCGCGCGCCGCGGCCGCCGGCAAGCACGTGTTCGTGGAGAAGCCGCTGGCGCTGCGGCACGAGGACGCCGAGCGCGCGACCGACGCCTGCGAGCGCGCCGGCGTCACGCTCGGCGTGGGCTTCAACCGCCGCTGGTCGCCGGCATGGCAGGAGATGGCGCGGCGCATCGCCGCGGGGGAGATCGGCCGGCTGCTGCACCTGGAGGCCGCGCACTCCGGCCCGTCCGGCCTGCAGCTCAAGCCCGGCGCCTGGCGCTCGGACCGCGCCGAGTGCCCGCTCGGCGCGATGACGCCGCGCGGTGTGCATGCGCTGGACGCCGTGATCGGCCTGGCCGGCTGCGCCACCTCCGTGTTCGCCTTCAGCGACCGGCGCGTGCTCACGGTCGACCTCGACGACACCACCTCGCTGCTGCTGCGCTTCGAAGGCGGTGTCACCGCCAGCCTGTCCACCCTGCACGCGACCGCCGAATGGATGCGGGTGCACGCCTTCGGCAGCGCCGGCTGGCTGGAGATGCGCGGCGACACCGAGCTCACCGCCTGCGCCCTGCAGGGACCGCCCCGGCGCCTCGAACTGGCCCCGGTGGACAAGGAGCGCGCCGAACTGGAGGCCTTCGCACAGGCGGTGGCCACCGGGCGCCGCTTCGTGCTGCCACGCGAGGAGCTGCTCAACGGCGTGGCAGTGGTGGACGCCGCCCTGGCCTCGGTGACCAGCGGGCGGGCGGAGGCGGTCGCCGCGCGCGCGGGCCGCTAG
- a CDS encoding MarR family winged helix-turn-helix transcriptional regulator, with protein MPVKPATAPASQHTPQNAEPVAAPRGCTNLRLRQLTRAVSRHYDAHIAAVGLKTTQYSLLSHVVLLGPVKPSTIAAQMRLDASTLSRNLQPLVAQGYVTVGEGEDGRSRLVEATELGRAKRAEAQRAWKQAQLSLNARLGVERVVALHALLDDCLQGLDAEDEDGA; from the coding sequence ATGCCCGTCAAGCCCGCTACAGCCCCCGCGAGCCAGCACACGCCGCAGAACGCGGAGCCGGTCGCCGCGCCGCGCGGCTGCACCAACCTCCGGCTGCGCCAGCTCACCCGCGCGGTCAGCCGCCACTACGACGCGCACATCGCCGCCGTCGGGTTGAAGACCACGCAGTACTCGCTGCTGTCGCACGTGGTGCTGCTGGGCCCGGTCAAGCCGTCGACCATCGCCGCGCAGATGCGGCTGGACGCCTCGACGCTGAGCCGCAACCTGCAGCCGCTGGTGGCGCAGGGCTACGTCACCGTGGGCGAGGGCGAGGACGGCCGCAGCCGCCTGGTCGAGGCCACCGAGCTCGGCCGCGCCAAGCGGGCGGAGGCCCAGCGCGCCTGGAAGCAGGCGCAGCTGTCCCTCAACGCCCGCCTCGGTGTCGAGCGGGTGGTCGCGCTGCACGCGCTGCTCGACGACTGTCTGCAGGGCCTCGACGCCGAAGACGAGGACGGCGCCTGA
- a CDS encoding PaaI family thioesterase, with protein MSDPAAPTDDVLARWLAREAEVRPRFATPGVARPEQLVGRSGLQVLQAMLDGELPPAPIARTLDFILLEVAHGRAVFQGRPAFDHYNPLGTVHGGWIATLLDSSVGCAIHSALPAGKTYTTLELKVNYVKAVTERVPRVQAQGEVIHLGGRVGTAQARLVGPDGTLFAHASTTCLVMDPR; from the coding sequence ATGTCCGATCCCGCCGCCCCGACCGACGACGTCCTCGCCCGCTGGCTGGCGCGCGAGGCCGAGGTGCGACCCCGCTTCGCCACCCCGGGCGTGGCCCGGCCGGAGCAGCTGGTCGGTCGCAGCGGCCTGCAGGTGCTGCAGGCCATGCTCGACGGCGAGCTGCCGCCGGCGCCGATCGCCCGCACGCTCGACTTCATCCTGCTCGAGGTGGCCCACGGCCGGGCGGTGTTCCAGGGCCGGCCGGCCTTCGACCACTACAACCCGCTGGGCACGGTGCACGGCGGCTGGATCGCGACGCTGCTCGACTCGTCGGTCGGCTGTGCCATCCACAGCGCGCTGCCGGCCGGCAAGACCTACACCACGCTGGAGCTGAAGGTGAACTACGTCAAGGCGGTGACCGAGCGGGTACCCCGGGTGCAGGCCCAGGGGGAGGTGATCCACCTCGGCGGCCGCGTGGGCACCGCGCAGGCCCGGCTGGTGGGGCCGGACGGCACCCTGTTCGCCCATGCCTCCACCACCTGCCTGGTCATGGACCCGCGTTGA
- the gloA gene encoding lactoylglutathione lyase: MRLLHTMLRVGDLQRSVDFYTNVLGMTLLRTSENPEYKYSLAFLGYGSNPEHAELELTYNHGVTRYEMGTAYGHIAIGVPDAYAACDRIRAAGGNVTREPGPVKGGSTVIAFVTDPDGYKIELIQRAEGEAGKGLR; encoded by the coding sequence ATGCGACTCCTGCACACCATGCTTCGCGTCGGCGACCTGCAACGGTCGGTCGACTTCTACACCAACGTCCTCGGCATGACGCTGCTGCGCACCAGCGAGAACCCCGAGTACAAGTACTCGCTGGCCTTCCTCGGCTACGGCTCGAACCCGGAGCACGCCGAGCTGGAACTGACCTACAACCACGGCGTGACCCGCTACGAGATGGGCACTGCCTACGGCCACATCGCCATCGGCGTGCCGGACGCCTACGCCGCCTGCGACCGCATCCGCGCCGCCGGCGGCAACGTCACCCGCGAGCCGGGCCCGGTCAAGGGCGGCAGCACCGTCATCGCCTTCGTGACGGACCCGGACGGCTACAAGATCGAACTCATCCAACGCGCCGAGGGCGAGGCCGGCAAGGGCTTGCGCTGA